A segment of the bacterium genome:
ATCGGCCTGGTGCTGCTCGGCCACGCCGCCAACCTGTTGATCGTCGGCGCCGCCGGCATCACCCACGGCCGGCCGCCGCTGGTCGCCGAGGGCGCCACCGCGCTGCTGCCGCCGTACGCCGATCCCCTGCCCCAGGCGCTGGTGCTCACCGCCATCGTCATCGGCTTCGGGGTGCAGGCGTTCGCCCTCGTCCTCCTGAAGCGCGCCTACCAGGCGGTGGGCAGCGACGATCTCGACGCCATGCGCTCGACCGACCACTGACGCCGCCGCGGTGACGCACGACATGCCGCTCCTCGTCCTGCCCATCCTCATTCCCTTCGCCTGCGCGGTGGCGTCGCTGCTGGCGCGGCGATCGCTCGCGACGCAGCGGCTGCTGAGCGTCGCCGGATCGGTGGCGCTGCTGGCCGCCGGCGTCGCCCTGCTGGCCTCCGTGCGG
Coding sequences within it:
- a CDS encoding Na+/H+ antiporter subunit C — translated: MALLLAVTVGVLYACGVYLMLRRSLVKLIIGLVLLGHAANLLIVGAAGITHGRPPLVAEGATALLPPYADPLPQALVLTAIVIGFGVQAFALVLLKRAYQAVGSDDLDAMRSTDH